The Besnoitia besnoiti strain Bb-Ger1 chromosome Unknown contig00014, whole genome shotgun sequence genome contains a region encoding:
- a CDS encoding uncharacterized protein (encoded by transcript BESB_025850): MKIASSIFAGCALVLALAVFFEKDSGARAVRVTADEEDDKSGDSAKKSRLPKLFKTSKGKGDRVETAGAAPASGEEQKSTKHKFFKKLKLSTPVQTPTAEGETSPDPQDAGEQAAPTAKPEKRKFPLRLKLPQSLTRSKGQRGRSTESTETAEGADSAEASDSAEAAQSTDTGAAAEATSSVGAVESDEGSQAAESVSHDQPAGKKGPRFMSKLKWKVSRKTPKAPKKTTPKKGKKDKGALPPPASPQAEALFNEIEVYRPKAKELSHKKQYDSLAPISANQNENLTALEELLSSDFVTDGVTRAIGDLCERVQHAVGEGRACPVGSVPQIDCSRRSLEDMKAFLEAFEYALASAPAVNACGEAYAESVALHDLLVIQVPLSPRPIRSPADMKSRLDALFAPGTPTPIEESSDSEGSASSTDSGSEADRVTSTSASPASGSSADAAVRAAAEPEAAAAEASATQSLSMLELKKQQVEEPQQKETRKPKRDAKPSPPADNLHIRPLPCGKHLTRELHATAPRRLFFTGVRNPVVSVIYNLLFQAWNRWDELFADEGACRPFPRISTLLRVGSEQRLTQLDGLCGVALKKLKGKPKTPARLPVVPREKFFRRTRVAGVAQFSCDLLNRAARAFDLGESAGVGELNSRMESLDDDMKARSLSLERNASAGTNYRRICLAFRHSVENVPHISNVLSCAFGDTVLANNTPVATPHGRASPEGSDAESAAAVESAAETTAPEAAAAEAAAPEAAQAASSVESTALLQTQAKVDSPAVITEGDESPEEKAASAQRVFNWFKLRGEAKLDAANLRAVLRLDYETWWLSLLLGDERSLKEMRSKAKASCKEAAKKELSGDAEVCTRHSQKKWWDKTCAKKVSRFDCEPVKDVSGFVGYMKEMSTVVAALAAHDTLVKKPSQKEKGRPFATLANDSAAQKTLSSHNAYAVALISAFQFYSQSVFSNKELLHGLGPVAAWESSLLQALFAGKGKKSWLFGRFTGALLRRFGSRLAEKAYTPEMMHFLHRTLRPDTRQKMFQAIKVVVHPLAMKHLNQMAALYSDKTGRVNKAGGFAQEVDKTIQQWTRHGMTEKMVERLEKGEKLTPADYAGVNILTMPVPVRERLDSLIAERLEVALNNLAGNPENVEVARAGCDFASLRSNALEVIEDSRYLLKHGGGEGLMFLGKVVDPGDTSLRARGFFAKTWSGMKKMAKSILRLPPYQAQHFVFAGVQVRDDLVSQVVQEMASIYNRNAAFFKNEIAFRKAVSELVLVYEHLLRDRRREPFMVPVTSLLDNINPDYAQMDGKPRQQEFQTSALSQIFAQAWSLFFSVSMNNFINPLSMEKLENEYSKDAWKKSVTDNLAVNSFRSVFLGSDLPLMLYDQLIPKAQKQMLKRSKYGVATMFAYQTVMTGRLYAAQSLPNLGMFLQAQGPYFGDTIIRWQRKRRMDRIIEIFSWISLGLFCFGAVSEALRTTSQAVEHVVQNQSSLSPSVAGCPPLGICADGSIGDPIASPPTAAASAVFQSMTMIGLGMAFGPAIAVWRIAVSHVKILSRFEMAIGNAFRRIGRWFRAKWRGRWFTKKQNDKIRKEMEKHASKLKAHQRSLITHKSENFVDQPVAAVAPTFDDIFTSEGSASAEGSNGGFFEIESVSMRKPRTDRSMQVRRHDLLVERLSRM, translated from the exons ATGAAAATCGCTTCCTCCATTTTCGCAGGGTGCGCGCTGGTGCTGGCGCTGGCTGTCTTCTTCGAGAaggacagcggcgcgcgcgccgtccgcgtgACTGCGGACGAGGAAGATGACAAATCGGGGGATTCTGCGAAGAAAAGCAGACTGCCAAAACTATTCAAGACCTCTAAAGGGAAAGGCGATAGAGTAGAgaccgcaggcgcagcaccAGCGTCTGGTGAGGAGCAGAAATCCACGAAACACAAATTCTTTAAAAAGCTCAAGCTCTCGACGCCCGTCCAAACCCCGACGGCCGAAGGCGAAACGTCTCCTGACCCCCAAGATGCAGGAGAACAAGCGGCGCCCACGGCCAAACCCGAGAAACGCAAGTTTCCACTGAGACTGAAGCTCCCACAAAGCCTGACACGCTCTAAGGGGCAACGAGGCAGGTCTACGGAGTcaacagagacagcggagggaGCCGATTCTGCTGAGGCATCTGACTCTGCTGAGGCCGCCCAGTCCACTGACacgggcgctgccgctgagGCAACTTCGTCTGTTGGGGCAGTCGAGTCAGATGAGGGAAGCCAGGCAGCCGAGTCTGTTTCACACGACCAGCCGGCGGGGAAAAAAGGTCCGAGGTTCATGAGCAAACTGAAGTGGAAAGTGAGTCGGAAGACCCCTAAGGCTCCGAAGAAGACAACCCCTAAGAAAGGCAAGAAAGACAAGggcgctctgccgccgccggcgtcacCTCAAGCGGAGG CCTTGTTCAACGAGATTGAGGTGTATCGCCCCAAAGCGAAGGAGCTCAGTCATAAGAAGCAGTACGACTCTCTCGCCCCTATCTCTG CGAACCAAAACGAAAACCTCACGGCCCTCGAAGAACTCCTTTCCTCTGACTTCGTCACAGACGGCGTGACAC GAGCGATTGGAGATCTTTGCGAGCGCGTCCAGCACGCGGTTGGTGAAGGGCGTGCCTGCCCGGTTGGCTCCGTGCCCCAGATCGACTGTTCCCGCCGCTCGCTCGAGGACATGAAGGCGTTCCTCGAGGCATTCGAATACGcgctcgcttctgcgcctgcggtcAATGCCTGCGGAGAGGCTTACGCGGAAAGCGTCGCTCTCCACGACCTGCTGGTCATCCAGGTTCCTCTTAGCCCCAGACCGATTCGCTCGCCCGCAGATATGAAGTCTCGCCTCGACGCTCTGTTTGCACCCGGCACGCCGACCCCCATCGAAG AGAGCTCGGATTCTGAGGGCTCAGCGAGCTCCACGGACAGCGGAAGCGAGGCTGACCGCGTGACCTCCACGAGCGCTTCACCTGCCTCCGGAAGCAGCGCCGATGCCGCtgtccgcgctgccgcagagcccgaggcggccgcggcggaggccagcgcTACGCAGTCCCTCAGCATGCTGGAGCTCAA GAAGCAGCAGGTCGAGGAGCCTCAGCAGAAAGAGACTCGGAAGCCGaagcgcgacgcgaagccgtctccgcctgcagacAACCTGCACATCCGCCCGCTGCCCTGCGGGAAGCACCTCACGCGCGAGCTGCACGCGACCGCGCCCCGCCGGCTCTTCTTCACCGGCGTTCGCAACCCCGTGG TGTCCGTCATCTACAACTTGCTCTTCCAAGCGTGGAATCGCTGGGACGAACTCTTCGCGGACgagggcgcctgccgccccttCCCGAGGATCTCGACACTGCTGCGCGTCGGGTCGGAGCAGCGCCTCACGCAGCTcgacggcctctgcggcgtggcACTGAAGAAGCTCAAGGGAAAGCCCAAGACACCCGCGAGGCTGCCCGTCGTCCCCAGAGAGAAGTTCTTCCGGAGGACCCGCGTGGCGGGAGTGGCGCAGTTCTCATGCGATCTCCTCAATCGCGCCGCCCGGGCCTTTGACCTCG GTGAGTCTGCGGGCGTGGGCGAGCTGAACAGCCGCATGGAGTCGCTCGACGATGACATGAAAGCCCGCAGCCTCTCGCTGGAGCGGAACGCCAGCGCGGGGACCAACTACCGCCGCAtttgcctcgccttccgccacAGCGTCGAGAATGTTCCCCACATCTCCAACGTTCTCTCGTGCGCCTTCGGCGACACTGTGCTCGCCAACAACACGCCGGTCGCGACCCCGCATGGACGCGCGTCTCCCGAGGGCTCAGACGCTGagtccgctgctgctgttgaGTCAGCCGCTGAAACCACCGCGCccgaggctgccgccgccgaggctgctgcgccagaaGCCGCACAGGCTGCGTCTTCAGTGGAAAGCACGGCTTTGCTGCAGACCCAGGCGAAGGTGGACTCACCTGCAGTTATcacggaaggcgacgagtcACCTGAGGAGAAAGCGGCGTCAGCACAGAGAGTCTTCAACTGGTTCAAGCTCCGCGGAG aggcgaagctTGACGCTGCGAACCTGCGCGCCGTTCTGCGCCTGGACTACGAGACCTGGTGGCTGTCGCTGCTACTTGGCGACGAGCGAAGTCTGAAGGAGATGAGAagcaaggcgaaggcgtcgtgcaaggaggccgcgaagaaggagctgAGCGGCGATGCCGAAGTCTGCACGCGGCATTCACAGAAGAAGTGGTGGGATAAGACTTGCGCCAAGAAAGTCTCTCGCTTCGACTGCGAGCCCGTCAAGGATGTCTCCGGCTTTGTAGGGTACATGAAGGAAATGTCCACGGTCGTTGCAGCTCTGGCGGCGCACGACACGCTGGTAAAGAAGCCTTCTCAGAAGGAGAAGGGTCGCCCCTTCGCCACACTCGCGAACGACTCTGCCGCGCAAAAGACACTCAGTTCGCACAACGCTTACGCAGTCGCACTCATCAGTGCGTTCCAATTCTACTCGCAGTCGGTGTTCTCCAACAAAGAGCTCCTTCATGGCCTCG GGCCTGTCGCGGCGTGGGAGAGCAGCCTGTTGCAAGCGCTGTTCGCCGGAAAGGGCAAAAAAAGTTGGCTCTTTGGCCGCTTCACAGGGGCGCTCTTGAGGAGGTTCGGGTCGCGTCTCGCCGAGAAAGCCTACACTCCGGAGATGATGCACT TTTTGCACCGCACGCTCCGGCCGGATACCCGCCAGAAGATGTTCCAAGCGATCAAAGTCGTGGTGCACCCGCTGGCGATGAAACACCTCAACCAGATGGCGGCGCTGTACAGCGACAAAACGGGTCGCGTCAACAAGGCTGGCGGCTTCGCGCAGGAAGTCGACAAGACAATCCAACAGTGGACGCGCCACGGCATGACTGAAAAGATGGTG GAGCGTCtggagaagggcgagaagcTCACGCCCGCGGACTACGCTGGAGTGAACATTCTGACGATGCCCGTCCCTGTGCGCGAGCGGCTGGATTCGCTGATTGCCGAGAGACTGGAGGTGGCGCTGAACAACCTTGCAGGCAACCCCGAGAACGTGGAggtggcgcgcgcgggctgcgaCTTCGCCAGTCTGCGATCGAACGCCCTCGAAGTCATAGAGGACTCGCGGTATTTGCTCAagcacggcggcggcgagggccttATGTTCCTGGGCAAGGTCGTCGATCCGGGCGACACGTCGCTCCGTGCGCGCGGATTTTTCGCAAAGACCTGGTCAGGTATGAAGAAGATGGCGAAGAGCATCCTGCGCCTGCCACCCTATCAGGCGCAGCACTTTGTCTTCGCCGGCGTTCAAGTCCGAGATGACTTGGTCAGCCAGGTCGTTCAGGAAATGGCCTCCATCTACAACAGAAACGCAGCCTTCTTCAAAAACGAAATTGCCTTCCGCAAGGCCGTCAGCgagctcgtcctcgtctACGAGCACCTCTTGCGCGATAGACGCCGAGAGCCCTTCATG GTGCCGGTCACGTCGCTTCTTGACAATATCAACCCCGACTACGCGCAGATGGACGGCAAGCCGCGCCAGCAGGAGTTTCAGACGTCGGCGCTGTCTCAGATTTTCGCGCAGGCCTGGTCGCTCTTTTTCTCGGTCTCGATGAACAACTTCATCAACCCGCTGTCGATGGAGAAGCTCGAGAACGAATACTCTAAAGACGCCTGGAAGAAATCCGTCACCGACAACCTCGCCGTGAACTCGTTCCGCTCGGTCTTCCTAGGCAGCGACTTGCCGCTCATGCTGTACGACCAGCTCATTCCcaaggcgcagaagcagatGCTCAAGCGATCCAAGTATGGCGTAGCCACCATGTTCGCCTACCAGACAGTCATGACCGGGCGACTTTACGCAGCGCAGAGCCTGCCGAACCTCGGCATGTTCCTTCAAGCGCAGGGTCCCTACTTCGGAGACACCATCATCCGCTGGCAGCGCAAGCGCAGGATGGACAGAATCATCGAGATCTTCTCTTGGATTTCGCTGGGGCTCTTCTGCTTCGGCGCCGTCAGCGA GGCCCTCCGGACCACGTCGCAAGCAGTTGAGCACGTCGTGCAGAATCAAAGCAGtctctcgccgtcggtcGCCGGCTGCCCGCCCTTGGGGATCTGCGCGGACGGCTCGATCGGCGACCCGAttgcgtcgccgcccacggcggccgcgagcgctgtGTTCCAGTCGATGACCATGATTGGTCTCGGGATGGCTTTTGGTCCCGCGATTGCCGTCTGGCGAATTGCCGTCTCGCACGTCAAGATTCTCTCGCGATTTGAAATG GCGATCGGAAATGCCTTCCGCCGCATCGGGCGCTGGTTTCGGGCCAAatggcgcgggcgctggtTCACCAAGAAGCAGAACGACAAAATTCGGAAGGAAATGGAGAAGCACGCCAGCAAGTTGAAGGCCCATCAGAGAAGCCTGATCACACACAAATCGGAGAACTTTGTTGATCAGCCGGTAGCGGCTGTCGCACCGACTTTCGACGACATATTTACCTCCGAaggctctgcgtcggcggagGGTTCCAACGGCGGCTTCTTTGAGATCGAGTCGGTGTCTATGCGGAAGCCTCGCACCGACAGAAGCATGCAGGTGCGCAGGCACGACCTGCTTGTTGAGCGCCTCAGCCGCATGTAA
- a CDS encoding putative myosin light chain MLC4 (encoded by transcript BESB_025840), protein MDLPNGRATPKAISNPALKRRKPQVIRRIDAWKLEAAFCEITGNSKIIEKKDGIALLARYLGLAPSRQEVDTFFQMVNGRCDLATFRRFCSLLVHDEDKAENFRQLFQVYDRDQTGKLKKKVLRMIFCNIGEAFSAEDWRNLEQVFDLAGKSDDDLISYDSLVNKLLDLPG, encoded by the exons ATGGATTTGCCCAACGGACGAGCGACCCCCAAGGCGATCAGCAACCCTGCTCTCAAGAGACGAAAACCGCAG GTTATTCGTCGCATCGATGCATGGAAGCTAGAGGCGGCATTTTGCGAAATCACG GGAAATTCAAAGATTATCGAGAAGAAGGATGGCATTGCGCTCCTGGCGAGATATCTG GGCTTGGCGCCATCCAGGCAGGAAGTCGACACGTTTTTTCAGATGGTGAACGGCCGATGCGACCTCGCGACGTTCCGGCGCTTCTGTTCGCTGCTGGTACACGACGAAGACAAGGCCGAGAATTTCCGGCAGTTGTTTCAGGTCTACGACCGCGACCAGACGGGcaagctgaagaagaaagtACTACGGATGATCTTCTGCAACATCGGCGAggccttctctgcggaggACTGGCGAAACTTGGAACAAGTTTTCGACCTCGCGGGCAAAAGCGACGACGACCTGATTTCGTACGACTCCCTCGTCAACAA GCTTCTCGATCTCCCTGGCTAA
- a CDS encoding uncharacterized protein (encoded by transcript BESB_025830), giving the protein MQFHKPSAPPSFSSSLEPLASLSPALLAQIAEDTLGDAYPLETPFTSSLTSSAAATSSSPLPRVASSRPLLYADYAASGRALRSVEEFIVSRVLPLYGNTHSQESATGKQANQLLEEARHIMKMNFNGSHEDAAIFCGNGASGAVSKFLQILLLSAPHAAAAAAVETSDSAPGPAPLFASPVGAPSSFLSRFFALFEEDRWGSFVCRACGARLKTAAHARRHLALHPDFLASPASASSAASAESSPQVNGTLSARAASSALGGSSCVAGVDADGEARTEARRVHLRVHFFVDPCCHHSSFLPFKELAGTHIPCSACASSAALCACASSCASASSHASLSSEAGGRYSYEGEAAGAGLRGRSGAGGVAATAAEAAANSVDLSFAFSFFDLDCQTAALSAASVLEKLRAEADLCAQLKRERVPAAFLSLPVCVFSATSNVTGLLSPTVGEASPLSRSVDDLARSSMAELNRLVHRFGGVACWDLAGAASHVGVDVNPGVVLRAKTAKGGARGDPPSLTEEEGDARADAVFFSPHKLLGGPGSCGLLLLKKKLLLSDLPAHPGGGSVYLVSGHKTAVYTLDRSEHREEAGTPNLLAVIRAAAAVRLLQQLPMELVRTREELWTRKLLHRLRAHPRIQVVGPLRPRVGIISLLFRYGNASTTSPASSSACGCEARNYSAAGGVYLHQNFVVALLNDLFGVQVRGGCLCASPYTSYLLSIQPELLEALEAMLLSTGQDLFRPGVVRLSLHGLMRSADLDKLAAALLWVASNGWKLMTRYEVTAESGRWRVKGWAGRREEAVRTWISENSFLPNARALGEATATLPRDASRAASRATEWRVPRNCESVAEMLGFADSVLASHLAHFHASAAPTYHVLHLPPAETTLPFATRAQLPAGPVDANATPRDSEASAPTPAPPGADGGDAVAQAGSRRWQPSAAVDATAASLVWFALPADATLSILQWLGKGGAKREQLCSEASSAAQLQRMLSGERGGDELPFARDAALEPSLSPQAIRWVSPGAPTAVRGSHATQKKAPEEKPGSSFARPEHACIEARLFTGANCCSCWTADDERHLAAVEGSRDDGQGATAKGLAPDDEERRANEEDWSLPASGTRTRATQPAGASSAVASSAVASSAAADEIQALKRQVASLRTELRQEREKRGRQQEPESCRNAKRQTHAQPHKSLAVDSERQEDEETITGAAAVSLDTRSPPTALNGEAAAPAATSAAPSSAPSSADSPGRRAPGAPILEIPRTLRRTVGEAIRTYDMIRDGDRLLVGVSGGKDSLTLLHVLRDLQRRAPVRFSVAAATVDPVTPEFNPRPLIKYMEDLGVRYHYLRLPIMALAKERMQRQSICAFCSRLKRGLLYSCMRRHGYNVLVLGQHLDDVCESFLMSAFHNGALNTMKGHYVNAEGDLRICRPLIMTRERETAAFAAVHRLPVIADNCPACFAAPKERHRMKMLLSEQETEFPHLFQNLLKGVECETGAQGVQLVQSGFWLPHEGRGSVWDAGAMSRLGVLPLGPLQSLKPLIAIAAADSRRDREAGVGKARLLRAAAAETPPSAETGANARGPQATEALATVEEMDAGDVGLILHHAGATAPDDEDEAAVGKSEKGNRAKESPPLAKNEKAAEGLGNHAAADDEAAELVMTACGVGRQCSRRV; this is encoded by the exons ATGCAGTTCCACAAGCCgtcagcgccgccttctttttcctcctctctagagcctctcgcctcgctgtcgccagcACTTCTCGCCCAGATTGCTGAAGACACGCTAGGGGATGCCTACCCGCTGGAAACGCCCTTTACCTCCTCTCTaacgtcctccgccgctgcgacttcttcttctccgctgccgcgcgtcgcgtcctctcgGCCGCTGCTGTACGCGGACTacgccgcgagcgggcgcgcgctgcgcagcgtgGAGGAATTCATCGTGTCGCGCGTCCTGCCTCTCTACGGCAACACTCACTCGCAGGAAAGCGCGACGGGGAAGCAAGCAAACCAGCTCCTCGAAGAG GCTCGGCACATCATGAAGATGAACTTCAACGGCTCCcacgaagacgcggcgatTTTCTGCGGCAACGGGGCCTCGGGCGCAGTCTCGAAGTTCCTCCAgattcttcttctctctgcaccccacgctgccgcggccgctgcggtgGAGACTTCTGACTCCGCGCCAGGGCCCGCGCCTCTGTTTGCGTCGCCTgtcggcgcgccctcgtctttTCTGTCGAGGTTTTTCGCGCTATTCGAGGAGGATCGATGGGGAAGCTTCGtctgtcgcgcctgcggcgcgcggctgaagaccgcggcgcacgcgcgacgccACCTGGCGCTTCACCCCgacttcctcgcctcgcctgcctccgcctcctctgcggcgtcggctgAGTCTTCGCCGCAGGTTAACGGCACTCTGtcggctcgcgctgcgtcgtctgcacTCGGAGGCAGTTCGTGCGTGGCGGGGGTGGatgccgacggcgaggcgcggacagaggcgcgacggGTTCATCTCCGCGTCCACTTCTTCGTCGATCCGTGCTGCCATCATTCCTCCTTTCTTCCGTTCAAAGAGCTCGCGGGCACCCACATCCCCTGTTCagcgtgcgcctcctctgctgcgttgTGTGCCTGTGCGTCCTCttgtgcgtctgcctcgtcgcatGCTTCCCTTTCGTCTGAGGCTGGCGGCCGCTACTCctacgaaggcgaggcggcgggcgcggggctgagaggccgcagcggcgcgggcggcgtggcggcgaccgccgcagaggccgctgcgaaTTCTGTGgatctctccttcgccttttccttcttcgaCCTCGACTGCCAGACGGCCGCGCTGTCCGCAGCGTCGGTGCTGGAGAAgctccgcgcggaggcggatttgtgcgcgcagctgaagcgcgagcgcgtgcccgccgcctttctctcacttcccgtctgcgtcttctccgccacCTCCAACGTGACAGGCCTCCTCAGCCCGACCGTGGGCGaggcctctccgctctctcgctctgtGGATGACCTCGCGCGCTCCTCGATGGCGGAGTTGAATCGCTTGGTGCatcgcttcggcggcgtgGCGTGCTGGGatctcgcgggcgccgcctcgcacgTCGGCGTAGACGTCAACCCGGGCGTGGTGCTGCGGGCGAAGACCGCGAAGGGTGGCGCGCGTGGAGATCCGCCGAGTCtcacggaggaagaaggcgacgcccgcgccgacgccgtcttcttctcgccgcacAAACTGCTCGGTGGTCCCGGCAGCTGCG GCCTCCTgctgctgaagaagaagctgctgctgtcAGACCTGCCGGCGCATCCAGGGGGCGGCTCGGTGTATCTCGTCTCGGGACACAAGACGGCTGTATACACCTTGGACCGCAGCGAGcaccgcgaggaggcggggacTCCGAATCTCCTGGCCGtcatccgcgccgccgcagccgtgcggctgctgcagcagctgccgatGGAGCTTGTGCGGACGCGCGAAGAGCTCTGGACGCGCAAGCTCCTTcatcgcctccgcgcacATCCGCG GATTCAGGTAGTTGGACCGCTGAGGCCTCGCGTGGGGATCATCTCGTTGCTCTTCCGCTACGGCAACGCGTCAACgacgtcgcccgcgtcgtcctcaGCGTGCGgatgcgaggcgcggaactactcggcggcaggcggcgtgTATCTGCATCAGAACTTCGTCGTGGCGCTGCTCAACGACCTGTTTGGCGTCCaagtgcgcggcggctgcctgtgcgcgtcgccctACACCTCGTATCTGCTGTCGATTCAGCCGGAACTCCTCGAGGCCCTGGAGGCGATGCTGCTCTCCACGGGGCAAGACTTGTTTCGCCccggcgtcgtccgcctcagcctccacGGCCTCATGCGCAGCGCCGACCTCGACAAGCTCGCGGCTGCCCTCCTCTGGGTCGCCTCGAATGGATGGAAGTTGATGACCAG GTACGAGGTGACGGCTGAGTCTGGCCGGTGGCGCGTGAAGGGTTGGGCGGGTCGCCGTGAGGAAGCTGTGCGCACGTGGATTTCAGAAAATTCGTTTCTGCCGAACGCGCGTGCGCTGGGCGAGGCCACGGCCACGCTTccgcgcgacgcgtcgcgggcggcgtcgagaGCGACGGAGTGGCGGGTTCCGCGAAACTGCGAGAGCGTCGCAGAGATGCTGGGCTTCGCAGATAGCGTGCTCGCGTCGCACCTCGCCCATTTCCacgcttctgcagcaccCACCTACCACGTGCTCCATCTGCCGCCCGCCGAGACGACGCTGCCCTTTgcgactcgcgcgcagctgcctgcaggCCCCGTGGACGCGAATGCGACTCCACGCGACTCCGAGGCGAGCGCACCGACGCCAGCACCGccgggcgcagacggcggagacgcagtcGCTCAGGCAGGCTCGCGCCGGTGGCAGCCGTCCGCGGCCGTCGACGCcaccgcggcgtctctcgttTGGTTTGCGCTGCCCGCCGATGCGACGCTCTCGATTCTGCAGTGGCTGGGCAAGGGcggggcgaagcgcgagcagctctgcagcgaagcgtccagcgcggcgcagctgcagcgaatGCTCAGtggagagcgcggcggcgacgagttGCCCTttgcccgcgacgccgcactGGAGCCCAGTCTCTCACCTCAGGCGATTCGGTGGGTGTCTCCGGGGGCACCAACGGCGGTCCGCGGCAGTCATGCTACACAGAAGAAAGCGCCTGAAGAGAAGCCAGGCAGCTCCTTCGCGCGGCCTGAGCACGCGTGCATCGAGGCACGGCTCTTCACCGGAGCCAACTGCTGCTCATGCTGGACTGCGGACGACGAGCGGCACCTCGCGGCAGTCGAGGGCTCCCGAGACGACGGCCAGGGGGCGACCGCGAAGGGCCTTGCGCcggacgacgaagagcggAGAGCGAACGAAGAAGACTGGAGCTTGCCTGCCTCAGgcacgaggacgcgcgcgacgcagccggcAGGCGCGTCCTCAGCGGTCGCGTCCTCAGCggtcgcgtcgtctgcggctgcagacgagaTTCAGGCACTCAAGCGTCAGGTGGCGTCCCTTCGCACAGAGCTGCGGCAGgaacgcgagaagcgcgggcggcagcaggaGCCAGAGTCGTGTCGCaacgcgaagaggcagactcacgcgcagccgcacaaGAGTCTGGCGGTCGATtcagagagacaggaagacgaggaaaccatcactggcgccgccgctgtctcgctAGACACACGCAGTCCTCCCACAGCCCTcaacggcgaggccgccgcacccGCTGCCACTTCGGCAGCACCGTCGTCTGCCCCCTCGTCCGCTGACTCgccggggcggcgggcgccgggagCGCCGATCCTCGAGATCCcgcggacgctgcggcgAACAGTGGGCGAGGCGATTCGAACGTATGACATGATTCGCGACGGTGATCGGCTCCTCGTGGGCGTCAGCGGCGGGAAGGACTCGCTCACACTCCTCCACGTCCTTCGCGACctccagcgacgcgcgcctgtgcgcttttcagtcgccgccgccaccgtCGACCCCGTCACGCCCGAGTTCAACCCTCGCCCGCTCATTAAGTACATGGAGGATCTTG GCGTTCGCTACCATTACCTGCGGCTGCCAATCATGGCCCTGGCGAaggagcgcatgcagcgccagTCGATCTGCGCGTTCTGTTCGCGTCTGAAGCGCGGTCTCCTCTACTCTTGCATGCGAAGA CACGGCTACAACGTGCTTGTCCTCGGGCAGCACCTCGACGACGTCTGCGAGTCTTTCCTCATGAGCGCCTTCCACAATGGCGCGCTGAACACCATGAAG GGCCACTACGTCAATGCGGAGGGCGACCTGCGAATCTGCCGCCCACTGATCATgacgagagagcgagagactgCAGCGTTCGCCGCGGTGCACCGGCTGCCCGTCATCGCGGACAACTGCCctgcctgcttcgcggctcCAAAGGAA aggcacCGCATGAAGATGCTGCTCAGCGAGCAGGAAACTGAGTTCCCGCATCTCTTCCAAAACCTCCTCAAG GGTGTAGAGtgcgagacaggcgcgcaAGGCGTGCAGCTCGTTCAGTCCGGTTTCTGGCTGCCACACGAagggcgcggcagcgtctgGGACGCGGGTGCGATGTCTCGCTTGGGTGTGCTGCCTCTGGGTCCGCTGCAGTCTCTGAAGCCTTTGATCGCGATCGCGGCTGCCGACAGCCGCAGAGATCGCGAGGCGGGCGTGGGCaaggcgcgtctgctgcgggctgcggccgccgagacgcccccctccgcggagactggcgcgaacgcgcgaggcccgcaggcgacggaggcgctcgcgaccGTGGAGGAGAtggacgccggcgacgtcGGTCTCATCCTTCACCACGCGGGCGCGACTGCgccagacgacgaggacgaggcggcagtGGGTAAAAGCGAGAAGGGGAATCGCGCGAAGGAAAGCCCACCGCTCGCGAAGAACGAGAAAGCCGCAGAGGGACTAGGAAACCACGCAGCAGCCGACGACGAAGCTGCCGAACTCGTTATGACTGCGTGCGGCGTGGGCAGGCAGTGTAGTAGACGGGTTTAA